A section of the Solitalea canadensis DSM 3403 genome encodes:
- a CDS encoding Lrp/AsnC family transcriptional regulator: MFELDDIDLKILALKQDNACMSNADLAKSLGMAPSAMLERVRKLEKRGIIQSYTTRINPLALNQRLLAFVFIKTSSAPCDCNQDEAIVQLPGIQEVHHIAGDDCYLIKIRTENSQSLVKWMREELGRVSGILSTRTTIVLETLKETTQLTIPNLQNENDRQQL, from the coding sequence ATGTTTGAATTAGATGATATTGATTTAAAAATTCTCGCTCTTAAACAAGATAATGCATGCATGTCTAATGCAGATCTTGCAAAAAGTTTAGGAATGGCTCCTTCTGCCATGCTGGAACGGGTCCGTAAACTCGAAAAAAGGGGAATAATTCAATCCTACACTACACGGATAAACCCTTTAGCTCTCAATCAACGATTATTAGCCTTTGTATTTATTAAAACAAGTTCGGCACCATGCGACTGTAACCAAGATGAAGCTATTGTTCAGCTTCCAGGAATTCAAGAGGTGCATCATATTGCCGGCGACGACTGTTATTTAATAAAGATCAGGACTGAAAATTCGCAATCGCTGGTTAAATGGATGCGAGAAGAACTGGGCCGAGTCTCCGGTATTTTATCAACCCGGACCACCATCGTTCTGGAAACACTAAAAGAAACAACTCAACTAACAATACCAAATCTTCAAAATGAAAACGATCGACAACAACTATGA
- a CDS encoding serine hydrolase domain-containing protein, with product MKVSNALLLSAFLVLTSTACKKNDKDIEPPKDNFKDLPAMIQKIVDKNKFPGLSVGIVKNDKLQWSQQFGKANIETNTNVDQQTVFKVASVAKPVTALVLLKLVEEKKVNLDEDINNYLSFTVHNPHFPSEKITLRHILTHTSGINDLVYRERLLEDFVVLDKDHPLPLTEFCKEMLSVNGSYYDPKSFDANKPGTTFNYSNVAVSLVGCVVEHVSGKSFETYSKEVLFRPLGLQNTSWHISSYDKKRLAMPYDEDLKPYGIYSLVDLPSGGLNTNVVDLSKILSLVIQDGKANGKQLYAASTIAEMKKIPFPSSPDKDLSAHALLWEYFKPGKYKLGGYNGSMFGSNAFMWYNAETNVGAIILVNSDFKNQESMDDLISLLDELISRGISAK from the coding sequence ATGAAAGTATCAAATGCACTCTTGTTGTCGGCTTTTTTAGTGCTGACAAGCACCGCCTGTAAGAAAAATGATAAAGACATTGAACCTCCTAAGGATAACTTTAAGGATCTTCCGGCAATGATTCAAAAGATCGTTGACAAGAACAAGTTCCCGGGATTATCAGTTGGGATAGTGAAAAATGATAAACTCCAGTGGAGTCAGCAGTTTGGAAAAGCCAACATCGAAACCAATACCAACGTAGATCAACAAACCGTCTTTAAAGTCGCTTCAGTGGCTAAGCCGGTAACCGCATTGGTTTTACTGAAGTTAGTAGAAGAGAAAAAAGTTAACCTTGATGAGGATATTAACAACTATCTGTCGTTTACTGTTCACAACCCTCATTTTCCTAGCGAAAAAATAACACTTCGTCATATTCTTACGCATACCTCAGGAATAAATGATCTGGTTTACAGAGAGCGTTTATTAGAGGATTTTGTAGTGTTGGATAAAGATCATCCTTTGCCACTTACCGAATTTTGCAAAGAAATGCTCAGTGTCAACGGATCATATTATGATCCAAAAAGCTTTGATGCAAACAAACCAGGAACCACATTCAATTACAGCAATGTAGCTGTTTCACTGGTTGGGTGTGTTGTTGAACATGTTAGCGGTAAAAGTTTTGAGACTTATAGCAAAGAAGTGTTGTTTAGGCCATTGGGTTTGCAAAATACATCATGGCATATTTCATCCTACGATAAAAAACGATTGGCCATGCCTTATGATGAGGATCTAAAGCCTTACGGAATATATTCATTAGTTGATTTGCCGAGCGGAGGATTAAATACTAATGTAGTTGATCTATCGAAAATATTAAGCCTTGTTATTCAGGACGGAAAGGCTAATGGTAAACAGCTTTATGCAGCCTCTACCATTGCCGAAATGAAAAAAATACCATTCCCCAGTAGTCCGGATAAGGACCTTAGCGCTCACGCTTTGCTATGGGAGTATTTTAAACCGGGTAAATATAAACTCGGAGGTTATAATGGCAGCATGTTCGGAAGCAATGCCTTTATGTGGTATAATGCAGAAACTAATGTCGGAGCTATTATTTTGGTTAACAGTGATTTCAAAAATCAGGAATCTATGGATGATCTTATTTCGCTCCTTGATGAGTTGATATCGAGAGGTATCTCTGCTAAGTAA
- a CDS encoding sensor histidine kinase encodes MNKQEENYLDNPFIHFLIGSKWRIVRHSLLILVLANMFFLQNGGIQVKVGLSEQESSTINFYLNILFFIFFTSIIYLNIYVLVPNYLTMNKYAAYLLVLSGIILSFFSLIYLFDRFYVATTFSEGDNLNLSFWDLIGFSFFICLFLAAVSSIKLFQLWIVNNYRIGQLERNSLRSELAHLKSQINPHFLFNTLNNIHVLIRRDTEKASDLLLKLSELLRYQLYDNTQDKVFLSADIRFLKNLLELEKTRRDQFNYSIEIDGNSNEIMLPPFLFIPFVENAIKHNVTTSEIPFVAIRFRVESDELHFECINPVGASNNIKQTVGGIGLTNIKRRLELIYADKHTLQSTNQTNQYIVNLELPL; translated from the coding sequence ATGAATAAACAAGAGGAAAACTATCTCGACAATCCGTTTATACATTTCCTGATTGGCTCAAAATGGCGTATAGTACGACATAGCTTATTGATACTTGTGCTGGCCAATATGTTTTTTCTGCAAAATGGAGGTATACAGGTAAAGGTCGGACTGTCTGAACAAGAGAGTTCAACCATCAATTTTTATCTTAATATCCTGTTTTTCATTTTCTTCACTTCCATTATTTACCTGAATATCTATGTGCTGGTTCCTAACTACCTGACCATGAATAAGTATGCTGCGTATCTTCTTGTTTTATCCGGAATCATACTTAGTTTTTTTTCACTTATTTATCTTTTCGACAGATTTTATGTTGCTACCACATTTTCTGAAGGAGACAATCTTAATTTATCTTTTTGGGATTTAATCGGCTTCAGTTTTTTTATTTGCTTGTTCCTTGCAGCTGTAAGCAGTATTAAATTATTTCAGCTGTGGATCGTTAACAATTACAGGATCGGTCAGCTGGAACGCAACAGCCTACGCTCTGAACTGGCTCATTTAAAGAGTCAGATTAACCCACATTTTTTGTTTAATACACTAAATAATATCCATGTACTCATTCGCCGGGATACCGAAAAAGCTTCAGATTTATTATTGAAACTTTCTGAGTTGCTGCGTTATCAACTCTACGATAATACACAGGATAAAGTATTTCTTTCAGCCGATATCAGATTTCTAAAGAATTTGCTTGAATTAGAAAAAACACGCCGCGATCAATTCAATTACTCGATAGAAATTGATGGAAATAGTAATGAAATAATGCTCCCTCCTTTTCTGTTTATTCCCTTTGTTGAAAACGCGATCAAGCATAATGTAACAACAAGTGAAATACCTTTTGTAGCTATTCGTTTTAGGGTAGAAAGTGACGAATTGCATTTCGAATGTATTAACCCGGTTGGAGCTTCAAACAATATAAAACAAACTGTTGGAGGTATTGGCCTTACCAATATAAAAAGGCGTTTAGAGCTTATTTATGCGGATAAGCACACCCTTCAATCAACGAACCAAACTAACCAGTACATTGTTAATCTTGAATTACCTTTATGA
- a CDS encoding type II toxin-antitoxin system HicA family toxin, with protein MTCKELLETLKAHGWEEITQKRSYLQLKHPAKIGKITIPVHSGDIPLGTLFNIKTGWSQLSTLL; from the coding sequence ATGACTTGTAAAGAATTACTTGAAACGCTAAAGGCTCATGGTTGGGAAGAAATAACACAAAAAAGAAGTTATTTACAGTTGAAACATCCCGCCAAAATTGGAAAAATTACCATTCCGGTTCATTCGGGGGACATTCCTTTGGGTACACTTTTTAATATTAAAACAGGCTGGAGTCAGCTAAGTACCTTATTGTAA
- a CDS encoding M1 family metallopeptidase, whose amino-acid sequence MKLIKVCLFSLGTFFSFYSYSQELYKSVNVKAAIEKGTRSENGKPGSNYWQNKADYKMKINFDPQTKVLSGEETITYYNNSPDSLNNVAIRLYSDLYKKGVERNVTIDPKDENDGVTIEAVRIGNEEINEFNNTRKIVRSGTNMYLTPAKAIQAKSVQTIYIKWHYTVNTGSQMRTGAVDETSYFIAYSFPRVSVYDDVNGWDYWSYKGTQEFYNDFGDFDVEITASKNYVVWATGELQNATDNLSATVLKRLKSAAITNKNVHVIDSTDYKKNNVFAANPTGSWKFKAKYVPDFAFALSDHYLWDASSVLADSVTKRRVMVHTAYNKKHHDYFEVQDIANKSVELMSHHYPAIPFPYPQITIVDGTDQMEYPMMVNDNPTQTRKDAVQLVSHEVFHTYFPFYMGINETAYAWMDEGWATIGESILSPMMGEAEDDGIYSKTRYENISGTDADMPLITNTKYYDERAYITNSYGKGALCYHTLQNMLGDKLFFKALHQYMDNWNGKHPIPYDFFNSFNAATGKDLNWFWKAWFFGWDYPDLAIKNVSTANAESSVIIENKGGLPVPIYLTIVLSDGKKIEKHYTAEVWAKGNKEFVISDKYASGIASVEVGNIYTPDKFKENNVWKAVK is encoded by the coding sequence ATGAAGCTAATTAAAGTCTGTTTGTTTAGTCTGGGTACGTTCTTCTCTTTTTACTCCTATAGTCAGGAACTCTATAAATCGGTCAATGTGAAGGCTGCGATAGAAAAAGGCACACGGTCAGAAAATGGAAAACCGGGTTCGAACTACTGGCAAAACAAGGCTGACTATAAAATGAAGATCAATTTTGATCCTCAAACAAAGGTGTTAAGCGGTGAAGAAACCATCACCTATTACAATAACAGTCCGGATTCACTAAATAATGTTGCTATTCGTTTGTATTCTGATCTATATAAAAAAGGAGTAGAGCGAAATGTAACTATCGACCCAAAAGATGAAAATGATGGTGTTACCATAGAGGCGGTTAGGATTGGTAACGAGGAGATTAATGAATTTAATAATACACGGAAAATTGTTCGTAGTGGAACCAATATGTATTTGACACCCGCAAAAGCAATTCAGGCAAAAAGTGTTCAAACTATTTATATTAAATGGCATTATACAGTAAATACAGGCTCGCAAATGAGAACCGGGGCGGTTGATGAAACTTCTTATTTTATTGCTTATTCATTTCCGAGAGTGTCTGTTTATGATGATGTAAATGGTTGGGATTATTGGAGTTATAAAGGAACCCAGGAGTTTTATAATGATTTTGGCGATTTTGATGTAGAAATTACAGCATCTAAAAACTATGTGGTTTGGGCCACCGGCGAATTACAAAATGCTACAGATAATTTGAGTGCAACCGTTTTAAAACGTTTAAAATCAGCAGCCATTACTAATAAAAATGTTCATGTAATTGATTCAACAGATTATAAAAAAAATAACGTTTTTGCGGCTAATCCAACAGGTAGCTGGAAGTTCAAAGCTAAGTATGTACCTGACTTTGCCTTTGCGCTTAGCGATCATTATTTATGGGATGCAAGTAGCGTACTTGCTGATTCGGTAACCAAGCGCAGGGTAATGGTGCATACTGCTTATAATAAAAAACACCATGATTATTTTGAAGTGCAGGATATTGCCAATAAATCCGTGGAGTTAATGAGTCATCATTATCCGGCGATTCCATTCCCTTATCCTCAAATTACTATTGTTGACGGAACCGATCAGATGGAGTATCCGATGATGGTAAATGATAACCCAACTCAAACACGTAAGGATGCGGTTCAATTAGTTTCTCATGAAGTGTTTCACACCTATTTTCCTTTTTACATGGGAATTAATGAAACAGCCTATGCATGGATGGATGAAGGTTGGGCAACAATTGGCGAATCGATATTATCTCCTATGATGGGAGAGGCTGAAGATGATGGGATTTACAGTAAAACCCGATATGAAAATATATCCGGTACTGATGCAGATATGCCATTGATCACCAATACTAAATATTATGATGAACGGGCTTACATAACTAACTCTTATGGTAAAGGGGCATTGTGTTATCATACATTGCAGAATATGTTGGGCGATAAACTGTTCTTTAAAGCGTTACATCAGTATATGGACAACTGGAATGGTAAACATCCGATCCCTTATGATTTCTTTAATAGTTTTAATGCAGCTACCGGAAAGGATTTAAACTGGTTTTGGAAAGCTTGGTTCTTTGGCTGGGATTATCCCGATCTGGCAATCAAGAATGTTTCAACTGCTAATGCTGAAAGTTCAGTAATTATTGAGAATAAAGGCGGACTACCAGTTCCTATTTATTTGACCATAGTTCTTTCTGACGGAAAGAAAATTGAGAAGCATTATACCGCGGAAGTATGGGCAAAAGGAAATAAAGAATTTGTTATCAGTGATAAATACGCTTCGGGCATTGCGTCTGTAGAAGTTGGAAATATTTATACGCCGGATAAATTTAAAGAAAATAACGTTTGGAAAGCAGTGAAATGA
- a CDS encoding helix-turn-helix domain-containing protein codes for MYDHQNSTFKLAVQFVNQTNRHLFLTGKAGTGKTTFLRYIHDHTSKKTIIVAPTGVAAINAGGVTIHSFFQLPFGAFLPVNKPFWGSENGQFHTIHSFLKNAKVSRERRELIQEMELLIIDEVSMVRADLLDTIDAALRHIRKNPQPFGGVQVLYIGDLFQLPPVVKDGEWATLRQYYKTPFFFDARVIEQTAPLYLELTKIYRQKDHVFIDILNNIRNSIVLQSDLDLLHKYYKPDFKAPREENYITLTSHTAKADTINRTELEQLSGEIRTFKAEIIGDFGEKSFPAEEALELKENAQIMFIRNDKGDNRRYYNGKLATVKSIAAESIVVQFADGTDIELEKESWKNIKYQFNNDDDSFEEKIIGEFKQYPVRLAWAITIHKSQGLTFEKAVIDAGASFASGQVYVALSRLTNMEGMVLLSPIKPGSITADRSVLEFCKSGVEERLLEEQFKEDRKQFVHSLLVKTFEWAKVTDRLEYHYNDFARGLVPDKSEAASLAEKWYRISVEQKNTADKFIAQLNNLIAEAQSAGYERLKERIDKAEQYFNTSLDEIISTLGDHINVTRKKKRTTKYVKTLKELEVFLIRKAELIKAAQRIAHGLASGEETEELIEAAQVKHPVKVEPEPETPEKKKKGDSHRISLELYKNGKAITEIASEREMAESTIEGHLASFIATGEITIEELVAAEKLPVILNAINEVGSNSLGVLKEKLGADFSYADIKAVLAYHKTRSSTT; via the coding sequence ATGTACGATCATCAGAATTCCACTTTTAAACTTGCTGTTCAATTTGTAAATCAAACCAACAGACATTTATTTTTAACGGGAAAGGCGGGGACAGGTAAAACCACCTTTCTGCGCTATATTCATGATCATACATCCAAAAAAACCATTATTGTGGCACCTACAGGAGTTGCTGCCATTAATGCCGGTGGTGTAACCATTCATTCTTTTTTTCAGTTGCCATTTGGGGCTTTCCTTCCGGTAAATAAACCTTTTTGGGGTAGTGAGAATGGCCAGTTTCATACGATTCATTCCTTTTTGAAAAATGCAAAAGTGAGCAGAGAGCGAAGGGAATTGATTCAGGAAATGGAATTACTGATCATTGATGAGGTAAGTATGGTTAGAGCTGATTTGCTTGATACCATTGATGCTGCTTTACGTCATATCCGAAAGAACCCTCAACCCTTTGGTGGTGTGCAGGTATTGTACATTGGTGACTTATTTCAGCTTCCGCCGGTGGTAAAAGACGGTGAATGGGCAACATTGAGACAATACTATAAAACACCCTTCTTTTTTGACGCAAGGGTAATTGAGCAAACAGCCCCGCTTTATCTTGAGCTTACCAAGATTTACCGTCAAAAGGATCATGTTTTTATTGATATTCTGAACAATATCCGAAATAGTATTGTATTGCAGTCTGATCTGGATCTATTGCACAAATACTACAAACCTGATTTTAAAGCACCCAGAGAAGAAAATTATATTACGTTAACTTCTCATACGGCCAAAGCAGATACAATCAACCGGACTGAATTGGAGCAATTATCAGGAGAAATCCGGACTTTCAAAGCTGAAATTATTGGCGATTTCGGAGAAAAGTCATTTCCTGCTGAAGAAGCCCTGGAGTTGAAAGAAAATGCGCAGATTATGTTTATCAGAAATGATAAAGGAGATAATCGACGATATTACAACGGGAAATTAGCAACTGTTAAAAGTATTGCTGCAGAAAGTATCGTTGTTCAGTTTGCCGACGGAACGGATATTGAGTTGGAGAAAGAGAGTTGGAAGAATATTAAATACCAGTTCAATAATGACGATGATAGTTTTGAAGAAAAGATAATAGGTGAGTTTAAACAATACCCTGTGCGGTTAGCGTGGGCAATTACCATTCATAAGAGTCAGGGATTAACATTTGAAAAAGCAGTTATTGATGCAGGCGCCTCTTTTGCTTCCGGCCAGGTGTATGTTGCATTGAGTAGGCTTACCAATATGGAAGGAATGGTTTTATTATCACCTATAAAGCCTGGTTCCATAACTGCCGATCGTTCGGTATTGGAGTTTTGTAAAAGTGGCGTTGAAGAAAGATTGCTGGAAGAACAATTTAAAGAAGACCGGAAACAGTTTGTTCATAGTCTGTTAGTAAAGACTTTTGAATGGGCAAAAGTGACTGATCGATTGGAATATCATTATAATGATTTTGCCAGGGGATTAGTTCCAGATAAGTCGGAGGCGGCATCCCTAGCCGAAAAGTGGTACCGAATAAGTGTTGAACAGAAAAATACGGCGGATAAATTTATCGCCCAATTGAATAATTTGATTGCCGAAGCACAATCGGCAGGTTATGAGCGATTAAAAGAGCGAATTGACAAGGCTGAACAGTATTTCAATACTTCATTGGATGAGATCATCTCCACACTCGGAGATCATATTAATGTTACCCGGAAGAAAAAGCGTACGACAAAGTATGTGAAAACGCTAAAGGAGCTGGAGGTGTTTCTAATAAGAAAAGCTGAATTGATCAAAGCTGCCCAACGCATTGCACATGGTTTAGCTTCAGGCGAGGAAACTGAAGAGTTGATTGAAGCGGCTCAAGTGAAGCATCCGGTTAAAGTTGAGCCGGAGCCTGAAACTCCTGAGAAAAAGAAAAAGGGTGATTCACATCGCATAAGTCTGGAGCTGTATAAAAACGGAAAAGCAATAACAGAAATAGCCTCAGAACGCGAAATGGCTGAAAGCACGATAGAAGGGCATCTTGCTTCTTTTATTGCAACAGGAGAAATAACCATAGAAGAATTGGTGGCGGCAGAAAAGCTTCCCGTCATATTAAATGCAATTAATGAAGTCGGAAGTAATTCGTTAGGAGTATTAAAAGAGAAGTTAGGAGCCGATTTTTCTTATGCTGATATTAAAGCTGTACTTGCCTATCATAAAACACGTTCGTCAACAACCTAA
- a CDS encoding EamA family transporter, whose translation MKTIDNNYEPSKALVIAAFAAIYIIWGSTYLGIMVAIQSIPPMLMGGLRFLVAGLLLLSWCIYKKEKFPPRSTIIKSGITGLILLLWGNGAVIWAEQYIPSNITAIVVAGAPLWMTLLDKREWKNSFTNMAIVAGLLVGFAGVILLVSSGGKEAHFSLSDPKQFMGLLVLLSGSIAWVAGSLFTKYSPTEGSTLMKVSIQMLVASVAFLLVAFSRGEFHTYDWSQTTTKSWVALGYLITFGSLIGYLSYVWLLSVKTPAQVGTYAYVNPSVAVLLGWLIIDEPITMIQIFALVIILFGVMLVNKGNQVRAKKNLAKVQEPTIMEKIEHERSFVTADKGMLCTEDKA comes from the coding sequence ATGAAAACGATCGACAACAACTATGAGCCATCGAAAGCGCTTGTTATAGCTGCCTTCGCTGCAATTTATATCATATGGGGATCAACCTATTTGGGAATTATGGTTGCCATACAAAGCATTCCTCCTATGTTAATGGGTGGCTTGCGCTTTCTAGTTGCGGGCCTGTTATTGCTTTCGTGGTGTATTTATAAGAAAGAAAAATTCCCCCCCAGATCTACCATTATTAAAAGCGGAATCACAGGCTTAATCCTCTTATTATGGGGTAATGGGGCTGTAATTTGGGCTGAACAATATATTCCAAGCAATATTACAGCAATTGTGGTAGCCGGTGCACCACTATGGATGACGTTATTAGATAAACGCGAATGGAAGAATTCATTCACCAATATGGCAATCGTAGCTGGATTGCTCGTTGGTTTTGCAGGGGTAATTCTTTTGGTTTCGAGTGGAGGTAAGGAAGCTCACTTTTCGTTAAGCGACCCTAAACAGTTTATGGGTTTACTCGTATTACTAAGTGGATCTATCGCATGGGTTGCAGGCTCTTTATTTACCAAATACTCACCTACAGAAGGCTCTACATTAATGAAAGTTAGCATTCAAATGCTGGTAGCAAGTGTAGCATTTTTACTTGTTGCCTTTTCCCGTGGCGAATTCCATACGTATGACTGGTCACAAACCACCACAAAATCATGGGTTGCATTGGGTTACTTAATTACCTTCGGATCATTAATAGGCTATTTATCTTATGTTTGGCTGCTTTCTGTAAAAACACCCGCACAAGTGGGTACCTATGCGTATGTAAACCCTTCTGTTGCTGTATTATTGGGATGGTTGATTATTGATGAACCGATCACAATGATTCAGATATTTGCACTAGTCATTATTTTATTTGGGGTGATGCTGGTAAATAAAGGTAACCAGGTTAGAGCAAAGAAAAATTTAGCAAAGGTGCAAGAACCTACAATAATGGAAAAAATTGAACATGAACGCTCCTTTGTTACGGCAGATAAAGGAATGTTATGTACTGAAGATAAAGCCTGA
- a CDS encoding LytR/AlgR family response regulator transcription factor produces MNYIIVDDEPIARDGIQMMADNFNQLTFSGSFNNPLAAAEFIKSHKIDLVFLDINMPEQNGLDFAALLSDNVLIIFTTAYAQYAVDSYALDAIDYLVKPIEPKRFEKAVQKAVSYFGLIQSSEKQNSVQSIEDDFMFVRSDRKFYKIILKDILFIEGLKDYVIIHLEGQNIITAMNIKTIGQQLPANFYRIAKSFIVNANQITSLDNNFAYINEHEIPIGNSYRDAFFEEYFKGKVLLK; encoded by the coding sequence ATGAATTATATAATTGTTGACGACGAACCAATAGCTCGGGATGGCATACAAATGATGGCTGATAATTTTAATCAGCTCACGTTTTCCGGCTCCTTTAACAATCCGTTGGCGGCGGCAGAGTTTATCAAATCGCATAAAATAGACCTGGTATTTTTAGATATTAATATGCCAGAGCAAAACGGGCTGGATTTTGCAGCCTTGCTGTCTGATAATGTATTAATCATTTTTACAACCGCTTATGCACAGTATGCGGTTGACAGTTATGCGCTAGATGCGATCGACTATTTGGTAAAACCCATTGAACCCAAACGATTTGAAAAAGCTGTCCAGAAAGCTGTTTCTTATTTCGGACTGATTCAATCTAGTGAAAAGCAGAATAGCGTTCAATCCATTGAAGATGATTTTATGTTCGTAAGATCAGATCGGAAATTCTATAAGATCATTTTGAAGGATATTCTTTTTATTGAAGGACTCAAAGATTATGTAATTATCCATTTAGAGGGACAAAATATCATAACTGCGATGAATATCAAAACCATTGGACAGCAGCTACCTGCTAATTTTTACCGGATAGCCAAATCTTTCATTGTTAATGCTAATCAAATAACATCCCTTGATAATAATTTTGCCTATATCAATGAGCATGAAATACCAATTGGCAACAGTTACAGAGATGCCTTTTTTGAGGAATATTTCAAAGGCAAGGTACTACTAAAATAA
- a CDS encoding RDD family protein — translation MTDKYPRLIDRFQSTFVDAIFVVIVMICMFSLLEQFEDTPGWIRGTLFIILIIGYEPICVANGCTLGNYVKKIRVRQHADNTQKISFVKAILRQIIKLSLGWLSFITVFSNNERRAIHDELSGSVMIRV, via the coding sequence ATGACCGACAAATACCCAAGATTAATCGACAGATTTCAATCAACCTTTGTTGATGCAATTTTTGTTGTGATCGTAATGATCTGTATGTTCTCATTATTAGAGCAATTTGAAGATACACCAGGATGGATTCGCGGCACGCTTTTCATTATCCTTATTATTGGTTACGAACCCATTTGTGTTGCTAATGGCTGTACATTAGGTAATTATGTAAAGAAAATCAGAGTAAGACAGCACGCCGACAATACACAAAAAATAAGTTTTGTGAAAGCCATACTTCGTCAGATAATTAAATTATCGTTGGGATGGCTGTCATTTATTACTGTTTTTAGTAATAACGAAAGACGTGCAATTCATGATGAGTTATCAGGCAGTGTAATGATAAGGGTTTGA
- a CDS encoding DinB family protein, with product MNISFKTVIWQQLGAAIDMLENAISMCPETVWDDESQFWYIAYHCIFYLDYYSTEEPQYFSPPEPYTLSEFDPEGAMPERVYSKQELLDYLHYGRQKGRQLISGLTDEIAAKRFVNEYRDYSILEVILYNMRHIQHHTAQLNLLLRQKIDDAPKWVSVAKDALL from the coding sequence ATGAATATTTCCTTTAAAACAGTAATCTGGCAGCAACTAGGTGCAGCCATTGATATGCTTGAAAATGCCATTAGTATGTGTCCTGAGACGGTTTGGGATGATGAAAGTCAGTTTTGGTACATTGCCTATCACTGTATTTTTTACCTTGATTACTATTCAACAGAAGAGCCACAATATTTTTCCCCTCCCGAACCCTATACATTGTCGGAGTTTGATCCTGAAGGCGCCATGCCCGAGCGGGTGTATAGCAAACAAGAATTACTCGATTATCTCCACTATGGTCGTCAAAAAGGACGACAACTGATTAGCGGTTTAACGGATGAAATCGCAGCCAAACGATTTGTTAATGAGTACAGAGATTACAGCATCCTAGAAGTTATACTTTATAACATGCGTCATATTCAGCATCATACCGCACAGTTAAATTTGTTATTGCGACAAAAGATTGATGATGCACCAAAATGGGTGTCAGTGGCAAAAGATGCCTTATTATAA
- a CDS encoding VOC family protein: MQLSLFERKFALDNLTDKLMATQIFVNLPIKNLDATVEFFTKLGFTFNAQFTDEKATCMIVGENIFFMLLVEKFFQTFTKKEICDAKKSTEAILTISVETKAEVDEMINKAVAAGGAITGDPQDHGWMYARGFYDLDGHHWEIMFADMSQLPQS, encoded by the coding sequence ATGCAGCTTTCACTATTTGAACGTAAGTTTGCATTAGACAATTTAACAGATAAACTTATGGCAACTCAAATTTTCGTTAATTTACCTATTAAGAATCTCGACGCGACAGTTGAATTCTTTACCAAACTTGGCTTTACTTTTAATGCACAGTTTACCGATGAAAAAGCAACATGTATGATTGTTGGCGAGAATATTTTCTTCATGCTTTTAGTAGAGAAATTCTTCCAAACATTTACTAAAAAAGAAATCTGCGACGCTAAAAAAAGCACTGAGGCAATTCTGACAATCTCTGTTGAAACAAAAGCAGAAGTAGATGAAATGATCAATAAAGCAGTAGCAGCAGGTGGAGCAATTACGGGTGATCCTCAAGATCACGGATGGATGTACGCAAGAGGTTTTTACGACCTTGATGGTCACCATTGGGAAATTATGTTCGCAGACATGAGCCAATTACCACAAAGTTAA